From a region of the Panicum virgatum strain AP13 chromosome 2K, P.virgatum_v5, whole genome shotgun sequence genome:
- the LOC120694839 gene encoding peroxidase 70: MASSLSVLVILCLAASASAQLSPTFYSRSCPRALATIKAAVTAAVAQEPRMGASLLRLHFHDCFVQGCDASVLLNDTATFTGEQTAFPNVGSIRGFTVVDNIKAQVEAVCNQTVSCADILAVAARDSVVALGGPSWRVLLGRRDSTTASLSLANSDLPAPTLDLANLTAAFARKGLSRTDLVALSGAHTIGLAQCLNFRGHIYNDTNVNPAFATLRRANCPAAAGNGDGNLAPLDTTTATVFDNAYYTNLVAQSGLLHSDQQLFNGGATDGLVRTYASTPTRFNRDFAAAMIRMGNLSPLTGSQGQIRRACSRVN; encoded by the exons ATGGCCTCCTCCCTGTCAGTCCTGGTGATCCTGTGCCTAGCGGCGTCGGCCTCGGCGCAACTGTCGCCGACATTCTACTCTAGGTCGTGCCCCCGAGCCCTGGCCACCATCAAGGCCGCCGTGACGGCAGCGGTGGCACAGGAGCCTCGCATGGGGGCTTCCCTGCTCAGGCTCCACTTCCATGACTGCTTTGTCCAA GGCTGTGACGCGTCAGTGTTGCTGAACGACACGGCCACCTTCACCGGCGAGCAGACTGCGTTCCCGAATGTGGGATCCATCAGAGGCTTCACCGTGGTCGACAACATCAAGGCGCAGGTGGAGGCCGTGTGCAATCAGACCGTCTCCTGCGCCGacatcctcgccgtcgccgcccgcgacTCCGTCGTAGCG TTGGGAGGCCCTTCATGGAGGGTTCTTCTCGGGAGGAGGGACTCGACGACGGCGAGCTTATCTCTGGCCAACAGCGACCTGCCGGCTCCGACCTTGGATCTCGCCAATCTCACCGCCGCATTCGCCAGGAAGGGCCTTAGCAGAACCGACCTGGTAGCTCTCTCAG GAGCGCACACGATTGGGCTGGCGCAGTGCCTGAATTTCCGGGGTCACATCTACAACGACACCAACGTGAACCCGGCCTTCGCGACGCTGCGGCGGGCCAACtgccccgcggcggccggcaacggcgacggcaacCTGGCGCCGCTGGACACCACGACGGCCACCGTGTTTGACAACGCCTACTACACCAACCTGGTGGCGCAGAGCGGGCTGCTGCACTCGGACCAGCAGCTGTTCAACGGCGGCGCCACGGACGGCCTGGTGCGCACCTACGCGTCCACCCCGACACGGTTCAACAGGGACTTCGCCGCGGCCATGATCAGGATGGGGAACCTCAGCCCGCTCACCGGGTCGCAGGGCCAGATCAGGCGAGCCTGCTCAAGGGTAAACTAG